A stretch of DNA from Sebastes umbrosus isolate fSebUmb1 chromosome 14, fSebUmb1.pri, whole genome shotgun sequence:
atttactctagtATTTGTACTTCATTACAAATGTGAgatatttgtactttacttgaatatttccttTTCATGCTACTTAATAACTCTATTCCACTACAATAATTCAGGGGGGAATATTGTACGTTTtactccaccacacacacacacacacacacatatatatatatatatatatatatatatgatgcaTATAATATGATGCACTGTTGCACATAGATTAAATTACTcaacagtatatataaaatagttcaaattagctCCATCTCCTTGACCAAGTAGTAAAATGCTCTTTActgttaatgcatcagtaataataatccaataatatcatgtataatagtataacagtcacagtggacatttttcttttacttgcaatggagtatttttatattgcagtattgctacttttacttaagtaaatgaccTGACCTCTTCCTCCATAACTGCAGACAACATTCAGTCCTCAAAAAAGAGGATGTAAAACTAACACACGACTTTCACATCCTCTTTTTTCTTCAAGTCTTCCACGTGGTGCATTCAAGTGCTTGTGCGAATACAAAGTTATTAAGTGAACAAGGCTGGGTAagattctttctttctgttattgtcaacaactcccttgaaaagaacaaaaccaaTAATGATATTCTGTCTTTATCCCGCCTTTCAATCCAATCCCACAGCCCGAGCCTGTCACGCCCATCCAGTTTCCAGtttgtaaatatttaaaaagtggtcatgaatatacagtatacactaaATTATTTCTTGAACTGTAGTTTGATCAAACATTGGGGGCTATTTTGAGCTGCAGATTTGGTGCTTTAGTGAGTATAACTGTATGTAGGTGGGGCAGTGTATGTggattgttaaaaaaattaactacTAGAATCATGTTCTTTTCATGAGATTGATTAACAATAAGTATAAAATATACACTGGACTTggtccagtggagctgctcagctgCCAACAATAGAAACATGTTGCTCTGGGTAGCTCTCAGTAATGTGTGTGATTTCATGAGTGTACCATTGCTTTGTCACTAAATCTTACCAGGTTGAATACAGGCTGTTTTGCAAACTATTAGTAGGCTACTTTCAACTGCATTGCCACCCAATATAaaccttttataaaaaaaaaaaggggattaACAATGACTGATAAAATATTATCAAATATGATAGATTACATATTCTAAGAGGATATTGTGTCTCCTCAAAATGTTTTCCGTACTTCATATAGGCCAATGGCTGTCTGGAAtccaggtaaaaaaaacatgaatgaccATAGATCTGAATGATCTATAAATGATTAGCAGCCCTTGAAacctaaacataaccatttGATTGGTGGAAGCTGTCTGGTGAGTAACTGCCTGGGAGGGCTACCTGAGAGTCCTGACTCAGGGGGGAAActagtatttacatacagtgaGGTGACAGTTTTGCAATGAGAGTTTTGTTCCCTGAATTTAGTCTCTCAGGGGGcactgtatttacattttagccTAGGCTTCGCAGCCAGTTCCACCAATCAAATGGTTATGTGAGGCTACAGGGTATACAGGCACTGGCATTATTATAGGCTTTATCAAGGTTTAACTATAATATATTAAGTGTTAATAATTACAATTGTTTACGTCATGCATACATGAATGATTACAAACCACAATGTGCTTAGCCTACGtgaaattgtattaaaataataataaataataataaaataatattgttgtttttaccagCAAACAATGTTTGACTTTAATCGTTTTGAATCAACCactataataatgtaatactcCAGCAGCTGTTAGggttgtggatttttttttaaatagaaaactaTATTttccacataaaaaaataatttcaaatagAATCAAGGAGTTTTTATTTAAGGTTGTACACAGGTACTACCCTGCTAAAGCTAAATTTTGCAAGTTCTTCGCAACTGTTAACAATAGATGCACTTTTTTGCAATTATGAAGGGGAAACTATTGAACATGTGTTTGTAGATTGTTGTTTAGATTGTTGTTGTACTtctttttggtttattttactGAAgaacttctcaaaacattttgaaaagatatcATCCTAACAAAGATTGAAATTGGCAAAAGCTATtagattatttagacatttcaaatgtaTTCCAAGTGTTTAACagattagttttttttgtttgttattcatcttttcctttccttacatttgttgtagaatttattttatttgtacattattttatactgtgaaatacatttcaccttatatttcacagtatatttcacagtatattatttgatactgtgaaatatatttcacagtatcaaataaaatatttcaaagtATATTATTTGacactgtgaaatatatttcacagtatcaaataatatactgtgaaatatatttcacagtataaaataatatatttcacagtattatttgatattgtgaaatatatttcacagtatcaaataatatactgtgaaatatatttcacagtatcaaataatatactgtgaaatatatttcatagtataaaataatatatttcacagtatcaaataatatactgtgaaatatatttcacagtataaaataatatatttcacagtattattttatattgtgaaatatatttcacagtatcaaataaaatactgtgaaatatatttcacagtatttcacagtatatgtcACAGTACCTTAtttttactgtgaaatatatttcacagtaaatGTTCCAGTGTATTTTCCagtatattattttatactgtgaaatatatttgcagattttttttgtaatgaaaaatctgaacatatttatgtaactactgtacTTGAACTTTCGAAatacagtatgaaaaaaaaaaaaaaaggttgcgGATATGCTATGCGTGCGTCCTTAAAGCTGCTGCCTGCCAGGCCACACTCAGGACAGCAAACCCCCACGTCCTCTGGTGTCAGTCTGTCCGAGAGCCCGCCTGAATGAAAACACAGGAGCGACGACACCAACGACACCAGTACCTACCAGTGAAGCAGCAGAGATACAAATCAACTGCTACCGTGCTCTGCGTGTCCTCTCGGCTGTCAACGGTGTAGATCTTCTATCAGGTGTGTTTCCCCTCCGTTTACCTGCATTAACGGCCGCAGCTACCGAGTGTTAGTCGTTAATCACGGCCCGTAGTGCAGCTAGCTAACGACGGCATCATGCGTCAAACGGTCATCACGTCACGGTTTCACATTTCTAGAAACTTCTCTGTGTTGTGACCACTAAAAAAGCCTTTAATTAGATAGTTGGGCTGTGCTGCTTCACCGCTAAGCTCCTGAATTACACGTGTTGTTGCGTTTATGTGCCGTGTGGAGTGAACAACGTGAGCATACGTTAGCATGCTTAGCTCAACGGTGCTCGTGTGACCGTTAGCCGTTAGAGCAGGTAAACAAAGACAGactgagttgttgttgttgttaactgtgtgtttctctctctggtctctggttACATGCAGCTGCTGCCGTGTGCTGGACGTGACCAGAGCAGCATGGACCCACGCAAAGTGTCCGAGTTAAAGGGCTTCGTGCAGATGTGCGAGTCCAGTCCTGATCTCCTGCACCTTCCAGAGATGAGCTTCTTCCGGACCTGGTTGCTGGGgttagttttatatatatatatatatatatatatagtaactgttgttgttgttgctccaCAACCTGTGACTGGGAACACACACCGTGCACCAGGATCCAGGCTGTTATGTAAACTCATTCATAGGAGGATTTATTCTGTCATTATGTCACTACAGTACTTAGATAAAGTCTCAAACAGACTGCAAGCGCACCACGTGCCCTGTCCCGCCCACCTACCAGAACAAAAACCATGATGGaccactgactgtgtgtgtgtgtgtgtgtgtgtgtgtgtgtgtgtgtgtgtgtgtgtgtgtgtgtgtgtgtgtgtgtgtgtgtgtgtgtgtgtgtgtgtgtgtgtgtgtgtgtgtgtgtgtgtgcagaaaatgatctaattaaatatatatatatatatatatatatactttaacaGTTAGGCTGgttgttgaattatttttattctgttgtatctgctacttttactttagtaaaggatctgagtacttaaTCCACTATTAAgctttactatttatttatattttaataaaaataatatattaaaaattatatattacatatataatatatatgcaGAAAATGATCTCATGCAACGTCAATCGAGAACATGCAAACCCTTCATTCAACAAGGGAAATTATTTATCTTTGATAACAAGTATCTTCTTCCTATGTTTTTcgcccatttttttttataatggcAGTAACCCTAAACTCTGTTACGTATATGTCTCTGttcattattgtattatttatcatattcaagatgtttattgtcacgccggttatacaagtacaatcctGTGAAATGCTGTtcgctgggaagctccattaaaaataataagttatattacaattataaaaggaaatactttgtataaggcatattaagaacatatacatatcaggaagtatgtatgtacatatataagaaatacttagtacaaggcatattaagaacatatacattaagaacatatacagtataagatatatgattgaggtactttttgtgtgagagGGTGAGAAGGCCATCAGactttaaaagtctgatggcctgggggaaaaaactgttcctcagtctgctggtgagagtcctgggggtcctgtattttctaccagagggcaggagggagaacaggctgttgtgggggtgtgtgttgtccttaatgaccctcagggacttcctgaggcaccgctgggtgtaCAGCTCCTGCAGGCAGGGCAGCTCGCACCTGGTGATGTGTCGGGCCGAGTGCACCACCCTTCCCAGCGCCTTACAGTCCACGTTGGCGCAGTTGCCGTaccaggtggtgaagcagcctgtcaggaggctctctatggtgcctcggtagaagtccctgaggatttgtaatatattatatacattgtaatatcaatgtatatatattttgtgatataaagtacattttctgggaaatttttcaaaatattgattaaaaaaaactgtaaatacatttaaatatcgTTGGTCCTTGTATTGCTCGCTGAATTGTTCTCCCATCATTTTCTATTGCAGCATGGGTGCAACAATCCCTCCCCTAGCCAAGACAGAGCCGTCATGCCAGGTGACAcataaatattgttattatcCCATTTATTGTATACTTGATGATttgatattttagtttttttcatgctaTAACAGAGTGCTCTCTTACTTGTAGGGCGGCTGTCCTTGTGGACCTCCCCCTAcatcagctccagctccacctCCTGAGCCAGAGCGTCCTGTGCAGTCTGAGAATGACGAGAGTGATATAGGTACACAAAGTTTCTTAAATCGCAGCTCTGGCCTCGGGGGACAAGGGTAGGTGTGATTTCTGTGGAGAGAGTAGATATGGCACGTAACCCCCggaaaaacaataaattgtagtttttacaCTTGGGGTTTTGTCAACCTGGTTGACagagccaggccagctgtttccaGCTGTTTCCAATCTCATGCTAAGTGAAGCTAACCTGCTGCTgactccagcttcatatttaccgtacagacatgaatgatatcaatcttctcatctaactctcagcaaggaAGTAAATAAGCAtacttcccaaaatgtcaaactattcctttttaAGGTATAGTTAGAAAAGACAGGAGCCCTGCACCTACAGTATGAGATACTGCAACTCTTGATAAAGGAAGCCtctatacacatactgtaggacCATGCACGCAAGGACGTAGGTCCAAGCAGtcagtcttttatttattctataaatatgtgtatttttataCATCGCTTTAgttaatttattattgttaCTGGGTAGGTAAATCTTAGCAAAATGGTTCTAAGAATGTACCTTACTTATTACCAATAAGTCCTTATTACTGTGAAGAGTACAATAAATCCGATTTTTAAACCCAATGGGTATTGTTTTTGTGTCCCAACAAGAGCTCATTGTAAAATGTTGTATGTTTTTCAGAAATGGACAAAGAGGGAGTGATCGAACCAGACACTGATGAACCACAGGAGATGGGAGAGTATGATACCATCGAGGTAAAACGTTGAGCTTTTCTATGTTACCTATTAATCagttacacaaatatatatactctGTATATTAAAGGAGATATTCCAGGCCTGGAAAATAACCACGCCTTTACCACTTTAGACGGGATCAGTTTGAACATCAGTGTCCGTTACATTTCCTCAGGTCACAGAGGAGATGATGGACCAGGCCAGTGAGAAGAAGATGGCGGCCATCGATGCTCTAGGAGAAGGTAGGTTGATAATTCTGTTCAGAAAGTGCATGCAGATACAGGTTCTGTATTGatgagataaataaaaagaaaatagaattAGATTTATGATCTCTAATACTCGTTTCAATTTGATTTCTCTTACAGGCAATCTGCAGAAAGCTCTGGATCTTTTCACTGAAGCCATTAAGCTGAACCCGTGCGTAGCCATCATGTACGCCAAGAGGGCCAGGTGAGAGTCATCCTCAGGGTTTTCATTCAGGTTTTGACATTTAAGAGCTTTTAAGGGGTGTCTTTTTTGCCTTACGACTACTCCACTCACAGTGACTGTTATGAACGACTGTGAGTGTAATCAGTCGTCCTCTTTGTGTCAGCGTCTTCATCCAAATGCAGAAACCCAACGCAGCCATCAGAGACTGTGACAGAGCCATCAGCATCAACCCAGACTCTGCACAGCCTTACAAGTGGAGGGGAAAAGCTCACAGGTACATTTcctattttacatctttttttaacatatgcGTGAAATAACCAAACCCTCAGTGTAAACACTTGCAAGTATGACACACCTCATCTTGTTCGGCAAACTGGCATTTAATATTTCATCAGCTGAGCTAGCTGTGGGGTTACAGCAGGACCAGCGATGTAGAATAAACCCGTATTAGTGCTGCCCCGAAATCACACAGAATCCACATTGTAAAGCACcattttctgaaaaatgttgaaccATGTTTTTGTCGACATTGCAGTCTTACACAGATTGCCAGCAAGGTTTTAGTAGACCGTTCTCTCAGTGCGACATTCAATGAAACTGCAAGATCACTGTTAGCTCACATGGCATATGTCATGAGGATGGGTGAATTAATAAAGCATTCGATTGTCTGTGAATTCATGCAGTTTATTGCCATCTGGTTAGTCGTCTGATGGTACTATATTTTGCTTGCTGCCTcgtgtgtgtgctgcaggctGCTGGGCCACTGGGAGGAGGCAGCCAGGGACCTGGCCACAGCCTGTAAACTGGACTATGACGAGGACGCCAGCGCGATGCTGAAGGAGGTCCAGCCTAAGGTACAATGCCAGAGAAAAGAGGGAATAAAAAACACTGTTCAGCCTTTTTAAATCGTATTAACTGTAACGCAGACATGTCATTTTAATGTGTGCGAGCTCAGAATTAGAGGCTAGAGGACACATTTGTGATGTATTTCAGTGTTCAGATGATCCTGAAGCAGATAGACAGTTTGATCAGAGCAGGGCTCCAGAAGGGACTCTATAGCCGATGCTCCCAGCTGTGAGTTTGTGGTTCCTCATTCTTATCGTGTttcccttttctgtttttcaggcTAACAAAATCATGGAGCACAGACGCAAATACGAGCgcaagagagaagagaaggaggttAAGGACAAACAAGAGCGGGTAAAGAAAGCCAGAGAGGAGCATGCGCGGGTCCAGAGGGTGAGTTGCTGTGGGGGATTTTCCTATTTCAGACTCCCTATATGGTCAACTGTAACGGCATACTAATATACTACAATTAGTTGATAAAAGCTGTACAATTTTAAGTTGCTCCAGAAAAGCCAAACACTTCACTGCTGGTGTCCATGATTTTCCCACCTCAGTAGCTAAAAGGCACAACTAACATccgctaagccccgccccccctTAGTCACTGTTGCTCCGCCTGTCAAGCTTATACAAAACCGGTAACCCCACATATTAATGTAGCATGAAATGCTCCTTGGACTTTGAAGTAACTCTGGGTTACTACTACTGTACGTACTTAGCTAGTTAGACAGACGTGCTAACATTTGTAGCTATATTAGAGCAGAAAAACACTCTAATCAATTTCCTACACTGTTGCGGTCGTGTCTGGAAGGTAACCCTGAGTTGGGGTCGCGAgacggttaaggttaggcattaatctcgaatagttatggttaggataggtcgtcgggcagcgagtctcgcaagagtttttgcagatttctgATCAGATTTTGCCTTCTAGACATGACTCACTTTTGCTCTCGTGCTTTTGGTTCTggaaagttttttaaaaagacaccaGCCTCCAAACACTTCTACGGTGTGTTGCCCCCCATGAACACCATATGAACACGTGTCTATTTGTGGTTGCTAAGCTGATGATTGGACAATTGTTGTTCAGGAAACTTTCCACTTCCCGTCTCAGACTAGAAAGAAATGCAGCTTGAGCCTGTGTCTTCATGAGAAACTACATCATCTACATTCTTGTATTCATCATGTTGAACACAAAGCGAACGGCAGTAACATTTTCACAAAGAGACCTGTCTGTCAGACACTGATAAACTCATCCTGTTCTTTTGTCTTtcaacaggaggaggaagaacgaCAGTTCGGAGGAGGATTCTTCCCAGgtaggagagaggaaacaggcCGGTTCATTGCATGATGGGATGAAATGAACACTCCAAATGTCATTGGAGACGCAAATCTATTTCTACAcactttgattattttattgttcagcTACACAAGTATTGTATGCTGTAGGATCTAAAGCCAGAACAATGGGTGATTTGTTTAGTCATTTGAGGATTTGTGTCCTTGACAATTACAGGTCGATATTTATTCGGagtcatttgtttgtttcacCGGTATCGTATTTACTCTGTGCAGTTGGGATTCATCATTGATTTATCAGACAGATGTTACTGCACCTTTTTAAATGCAATAATGAGTGCTGCTACAGTTAATGAGTCTGGTTGCTTTTCTGCAGGTCCTGCTGGATTCCCAGGCGGAGCCCCTGCTGGCATGCCTGGTCTCGGTGAACTCCTGAAGGATCCTGAGCTGCTCAACGCCATGAAGGTGACTTAACTGCTCAACATTAATCCTCCACACCCCACCGCTACGTGCCCCATGACTTACAGGTTATACAGATACTAAAGGAATaggttgacattttgggaaatacacgcttattctctttcttgccGAGTTAccagcaaagcaatgtactgctgtggacggggccggcagcaaaatgtattttggccacctaaaataatcaatatcagtttaaatgtacactatttttagaatattttcaccgctttaccttgaaGCCCTTATTTCCATtcatgctctcttcaaagccaccagactcctttgacaaaaacagtcattttacctcgcagaacacaggggtcgctggtctaccgctgccttgaacagttagttagtgttattgtgcaactttgttgttttttaaagggtTTGTTCGGATTAATCCGGATTAATCTTCACCCATTTTCCAGGATTAGGAGaatgtccttttttatttcactgcatctttaaaacagattttttgAAATGCACTACATGACTTAAAGATGACTCTGTTTGCATTAAACCCCAGGATCCTGAGGTGATGACTGCCTTCCAGGATGTGGCACAGAACCCGGCCAACATCGCCAAGTACCAGAACAACCCCAAAATCATGGCCCTCGTCACCAAGCTGAGCTCCAAATTTGGAGCTTCACCACAGCCATAGACGTGAAAGGACCaaagatgagaggagatgagaggagagggggataCGTGGTGAAACAATCTGGAGAGCCACAACGCTTTTCAACAATTATTCCACTGTGTGCAGATCAAACAGGGGAGCAGGTGATGGGTTAATTGGTGTGATGTAGAGAAAGTGAGGcaactttttaaatgttcttaatatgccggTTAGCACATAGCAACGTCCCAACAAGGTTAGGAGTCACGTTTGACTCGTCTCAGCTGGGACTTCACTCAACCACAGGTTGGTGTTTCTTAACCTGTATCTGGAAAAACGCTAAACTGGGAGCTCCTGAATTAAGACGCTGGCtcacaaacatttttacagCCATTTAATACGTGGTAATGGTTAAGCTACCGGTATTTCCTTTCTCCGAACAGAGCCGAACTCTCACTCACAACCGTCTGCACTTTTTGTTATCAGATCTGTtattataaatgcaaaaaaaaaaaaagtcactgatCTTTGATGTCTGACCCTGTTGGAAAAATGATTCACAATAATAAAACCTCTGTTGCTGCAAAACAGGTTTGACGTTCTCTTCAAGTTTACTTTGCACCTTGTACAAACCAGACTTAACTGATTTTACAGAATGACAACGTGCACTAACACTCAATTTTACTGGTGTTATCCGTTGAACTGAGAAATGTGATTCAGAAAAATTCAATAAGTTGATTTGTTTAGCACATTAACACCCAGGAGGACCTTCACTCACAGCACCTTGTCGGTGAGTTAGGGTATTTGGCATAAATTGATGTATTGCTTTTAATGAGTTTCAACCTCTCCTAACTTTAATAAACGGTTACTTGTACTGATGAAACTGGTTTAACTAAACCAGATAGTTGCAATTTGACAAAGTTGTGGGGGCAGTGTGTAAAGCTAAGTGTTAGGCAAAATGGCTGAATTTGAAATATTTCCACTGACAGATTAGAAAATACTTTTTAGGATTTAAAGTTAAAACAATTTGAATAATTGATTATTCTTCATTTATCAAGAAAAACTTCCACATTGTAAAATGTGTGAATCTCTGCTTTTCTCAAATGTAATTTGAATATCTTCGGATTTGTTGGTTGgccaaaacaagcaatttagagacgtcaccttgggaaattatgatgggcatttttcagtattttttttacagagaaatctatttttaaatcaGTAATACTGCAActaaaaattattttcattatcgttTAATCTGCCATGTTTCCCCCTCAattgtttggtcaataaaatgtcaataaaccCATAATTTCATTAAGACCAAGGTGCGTCATCAAATTACATCCGTTTGTCCGTCCAACAGAAACTGAATATATGAGCGAGTCGCTACAGGTGCTGCAGTAGAAATCCAGCCCAGAGGGAGAGTGGGTCACCAGGCCACTTAATCCGCACAGGGCATCTGTCTTTCAGCCAGAGGATTACCGCTATATAGCACATGGTGGGTCCTGAATCACTGCGTCAAAGCTGATCTAACCGAGCAAATTCCCCTCAATGAGGACAGATTTTTGTCCACCAAAATGTAGTTTAATTGTTAACCAAGTCGTGAATGAGTCTTTGCACACAACCAAAGCGATGTAATTTTCAGTGGCTGGCATTCCTGCTTCACAAACCGGAACACTGAGCCCCTACTATCTCCaccagaaaaacattttatttttatttttttgtgacaacGTTCAGGTTTATTTGTGTACTTACAACATACCAAAACAAAGACATGGGCGTAAAATAACAACTAGGCTTACAAGCGGGAGGGGACAGAGAACAGTAAGGTCGATGCTGGTCACAGCCAAGAAAAAGGTCAGCAATAATACAGCTAGTGTCcgtatctgtaaaaaaaataga
This window harbors:
- the st13 gene encoding hsc70-interacting protein, with product MDPRKVSELKGFVQMCESSPDLLHLPEMSFFRTWLLGMGATIPPLAKTEPSCQGGCPCGPPPTSAPAPPPEPERPVQSENDESDIEMDKEGVIEPDTDEPQEMGEYDTIEVTEEMMDQASEKKMAAIDALGEGNLQKALDLFTEAIKLNPCVAIMYAKRASVFIQMQKPNAAIRDCDRAISINPDSAQPYKWRGKAHRLLGHWEEAARDLATACKLDYDEDASAMLKEVQPKANKIMEHRRKYERKREEKEVKDKQERVKKAREEHARVQREEEERQFGGGFFPGPAGFPGGAPAGMPGLGELLKDPELLNAMKDPEVMTAFQDVAQNPANIAKYQNNPKIMALVTKLSSKFGASPQP